A window of Thermofilaceae archaeon genomic DNA:
GCTGTCGCGACAGAGCTCGGCGGCGCCATGTAGGAGAGGAGCTTCCTGCGAGCCGGCATATCGAGGGGGAGGAAGACGTTCTGGAGGACGACGGCTAGCGCCAGCGTGCCGTAGCTCCGGCTGACGGCCATTAGCGCGTAGCCGGCCGAGACGCCCACGTAGTGGAGCGCTAGTGCGAGCCTGGAGCCTAGTCGGTCCGTCACAAGGCCGGCGACCGGCTGGAACACCTGCGAAACCACAGTCCCGAGGGCGGCCAGCGTGCCTATCTCGTAGGTGGAGAGGCCCAGGATCTCCCTTTGGAACAGGGCTGTGTAGGGCATGACGGAGAAGACCGCGAAATCGTGTATTGAGAGGGAGAGGGTTAGCTCGAAGAAGCCGGCGCTCTTCAAGTGCTCGAGCTTGATCCTTTCTCTCGCGCGGCTCCCGTGGATCTGCTCGAGGCGCGTGAGCGGGAGGGCGGAGAGGGCGAACGCTATCGCGCTCAGCCTGTAGAGCGGAGTGAAGCCCTCCCTCTCGGTGATTACGCCCGACAGGTAGGATCCAACCGCGGCGCTAGCCCCCGACGCCAGCAGGTACAGCGAGTACCACGTGCCCATATCGCTCCGGTTAGCCCTGGAGGCCACGACGCGCAAGGAGCTCTGCCCCC
This region includes:
- a CDS encoding MFS transporter — protein: MRRNGLPPPFVLHTLASSFAHALWYTLFPIYLRSLGLPLAEVGLASSLPLTLSFVLALPAGIVADALPARRALILATGGQAAIVALLPSLKSPAVTASLLFSYTFLSTLRGQSSLRVVASRANRSDMGTWYSLYLLASGASAAVGSYLSGVITEREGFTPLYRLSAIAFALSALPLTRLEQIHGSRARERIKLEHLKSAGFFELTLSLSIHDFAVFSVMPYTALFQREILGLSTYEIGTLAALGTVVSQVFQPVAGLVTDRLGSRLALALHYVGVSAGYALMAVSRSYGTLALAVVLQNVFLPLDMPARRKLLSYMAPPSSVATA